In the genome of Vanacampus margaritifer isolate UIUO_Vmar chromosome 1, RoL_Vmar_1.0, whole genome shotgun sequence, one region contains:
- the degs2 gene encoding sphingolipid delta(4)-desaturase/C4-monooxygenase DES2 isoform X2 — MGPDPHLKWVVSAMVLSQLLACYLVRDFPWKWILFWAYALGGCVNHSLTLAIHDISHNVAFGNKLAKWNRWFAMWANLPIGVPYSASFKKYHIDHHRYLGADRLDVDIPTDFEGWFFCTPSRKLVWLFLQPLFYALRPLLVNPKPVCKLEIQNFVVQLAADAVIYYLWGVKPVVYLIAGSILCMGLHPISGHFIAEHYMFMKGHETYSYYGSLNLITFNVGYHMEHHDFPSIPGSKLPQVKQIAAEYYDSLPQHTSWMQVLWDFVFDDSIGPYARIKREYKSSKQQ; from the exons ATGGGTCCGGACCCCCACCTGAAGTGGGTGGTGTCGGCCATGGTCCTGTCCCAGCTCCTGGCCTGCTACCTGGTGCGAGATTTCCCGTGGAAGTGGATCTTATTCTGGGCCTACGCCTTGGGCGGCTGCGTCAACCACTCGTTGACGTTGGCCATCCACGACATTTCGCACAACGTGGCCTTTGGCAACAAGCTGGCCAAGTGGAACCGCTGGTTCGCCATGTGGGCCAACCTGCCCATCGGCGTGCCCTACTCGGCCTCCTTCAAGAAGTACCACATCGACCACCACCGCTACCTGGGCGCGGACAGGCTGGACGTGGACATTCCCACGGATTTCGAGGGCTGGTTCTTCTGCACTCCGAGCAGGAAGTTGGTGTGGCTCTTCCTGCAGCCGCTCTTCTACGCACTGCGCCCTCTGCTGGTCAACCCCAAACCAGTTTGCAAGCTGGAGATTCAGAACTTTGTGGTTCAGCTGGCGGCGGATGCCGTCATCTACTATCTGTGGGGGGTCAAGCCGGTGGTGTACCTCATCGCCGGGTCCATCTTGTGTATGGGACTGCACCCCATTTCGGGACATTTCATAGCCGAGCATTACATGTTCATGAAGGGACATGAGACGTACTCGTACTATGGATCGCTCAACTTGATCACCTTCAATGTTGGCTATCACATGGAGCACCATGACTTTCCCAGCATACCCGGCAGTAAACTACCTCAg GTGAAGCAGATCGCGGCCGAGTATTACGACTCCCTGCCTCAGCACACGTCGTGGATGCAGGTGCTGTGGGACTTTGTGTTCGACGACAGCATCGGCCCGTACGCCCGAATCAAGCGTGAGTACAAGTCGAGCAAGCAGCAGTAG
- the degs2 gene encoding sphingolipid delta(4)-desaturase/C4-monooxygenase DES2 isoform X1, which produces MGKTGGRGDFEWVYNDQPHTARRKEILAKYPEIKSLMGPDPHLKWVVSAMVLSQLLACYLVRDFPWKWILFWAYALGGCVNHSLTLAIHDISHNVAFGNKLAKWNRWFAMWANLPIGVPYSASFKKYHIDHHRYLGADRLDVDIPTDFEGWFFCTPSRKLVWLFLQPLFYALRPLLVNPKPVCKLEIQNFVVQLAADAVIYYLWGVKPVVYLIAGSILCMGLHPISGHFIAEHYMFMKGHETYSYYGSLNLITFNVGYHMEHHDFPSIPGSKLPQVKQIAAEYYDSLPQHTSWMQVLWDFVFDDSIGPYARIKREYKSSKQQ; this is translated from the exons CCAAGTACCCAGAGATCAAGTCCCTGATGGGTCCGGACCCCCACCTGAAGTGGGTGGTGTCGGCCATGGTCCTGTCCCAGCTCCTGGCCTGCTACCTGGTGCGAGATTTCCCGTGGAAGTGGATCTTATTCTGGGCCTACGCCTTGGGCGGCTGCGTCAACCACTCGTTGACGTTGGCCATCCACGACATTTCGCACAACGTGGCCTTTGGCAACAAGCTGGCCAAGTGGAACCGCTGGTTCGCCATGTGGGCCAACCTGCCCATCGGCGTGCCCTACTCGGCCTCCTTCAAGAAGTACCACATCGACCACCACCGCTACCTGGGCGCGGACAGGCTGGACGTGGACATTCCCACGGATTTCGAGGGCTGGTTCTTCTGCACTCCGAGCAGGAAGTTGGTGTGGCTCTTCCTGCAGCCGCTCTTCTACGCACTGCGCCCTCTGCTGGTCAACCCCAAACCAGTTTGCAAGCTGGAGATTCAGAACTTTGTGGTTCAGCTGGCGGCGGATGCCGTCATCTACTATCTGTGGGGGGTCAAGCCGGTGGTGTACCTCATCGCCGGGTCCATCTTGTGTATGGGACTGCACCCCATTTCGGGACATTTCATAGCCGAGCATTACATGTTCATGAAGGGACATGAGACGTACTCGTACTATGGATCGCTCAACTTGATCACCTTCAATGTTGGCTATCACATGGAGCACCATGACTTTCCCAGCATACCCGGCAGTAAACTACCTCAg GTGAAGCAGATCGCGGCCGAGTATTACGACTCCCTGCCTCAGCACACGTCGTGGATGCAGGTGCTGTGGGACTTTGTGTTCGACGACAGCATCGGCCCGTACGCCCGAATCAAGCGTGAGTACAAGTCGAGCAAGCAGCAGTAG